The genomic stretch AGTGCCCACTGCTTACCTGAGCCTTTCAGGGCAGGTCACTGCTTCTAGTACTGCCACAAGTATGTATTAGCcagtacatttctaaaagtagGTTCTAGCACAGCTCCTTGTAGTAAGCCAATGTATTTCCAGGTTTGCAGTTGTAGATGCTAATTCCCTAAAATGAAATGACCCGCTCTTACACCAAAGGAGTGTGCAATAGGCCAGGAAGGTATACGGGGATAAAACCCCATGACTaacagctgaaaccaagttaaatgctgcacagttaattcctgaggaaggcaacaattatggaaaatgtcagtcttccagtccttctgaaaaaggtccctgacttttcttggaagacttcttttggattgcatttgccttgcagaaggcagcaaaaagagttGAAGGCAATTAGCAGGACTGGTCTGGATgctgaaaattctctgcttccttaagctcaaatgttgatcagggctcctggagaagccccaggtcaagtctcagaaagcaaggactggcctgtgctggagctttcCCCTCGGGGAGGGATGGTCAATggctgtcttgtgtttcctttgtcccaAGCCTAAGGACATGCCACCCGAGCTGGAGACTCCCAGAAACCTGTCGCCTGTGTTCCgttccttcctgcagtcctgcctgaACCCGAATGCAAAGCGTCAATGGACGGccaagaagctgctgaaggtaaagtggctgcaggtgaaacagctgtccagggatgggctttgtcaTCAGCTAAACAACTAAGTAGCATTCTAGAatagtttggcttggaagggacctttaagtggcatctagtccaacccccctgcaacgagcagggacatcttcaactagactgggttgctcagagccctgtcccacctgaccagggatggggtatccacttcctgtgccagtgtttcagcaccctcattcTAAACAATGACTTCCTGAGATGTAACCAGAATCTATCCTCTTCCACTTGAAAACCATGATCCTTTGTCCCATTGCAACCACgccctttgaaaaaatgtgtcCCCTTGAAGGACTGAAAGGCACAATAAGCTCTCCCTggcaccttctcttctccagtgccatctgtcttggcctttcctcagaggaaagTTGGAGGTCTAGATAGTTCCCTACGTCCTCCTGATGTGTATTGCTGGTAACCAGAGGAATCCCGCTGGAGCCTGtgagaaactgcatttggaaagtaatggctccttttgttcttctttggttttttggtgcagCATCCGTTTTTAGGAAAATCCAAGAGTCTTGTCGAGATGGCTCCTCTGATTGATGCAGTCAGGAGACCCAGAACAGCGgcaccagaacctctgctggctccctctctttctggacaagaggggaaagaagagcaagtAGAGAAGGAAGCTGCAAGTTCCTGAACAGACAGCACTCGCTCTTTGGGTCTGAAGATTGTGAGGGCAGGGGCCCTGCCATGacatggtgcttcagcccagccactgacacctggaaaaggggttttgaaCTACCAAGTCAAGTCAGGGTCCCTTGCAGGAGACAGGAGACAGGACAAACTGTCCCTTGGGGatacctgcccc from Pseudopipra pipra isolate bDixPip1 unplaced genomic scaffold, bDixPip1.hap1 HAP1_SCAFFOLD_178, whole genome shotgun sequence encodes the following:
- the LOC135408096 gene encoding serine/threonine-protein kinase PAK 2-like; amino-acid sequence: MAPEMLRGDKYDAKVDIWALGITALEMVDGPTQPKDMPPELETPRNLSPVFRSFLQSCLNPNAKRQWTAKKLLKHPFLGKSKSLVEMAPLIDAVRRPRTAAPEPLLAPSLSGQEGKEEQVEKEAASS